Part of the Methanomassiliicoccales archaeon genome is shown below.
CCCATACGTCTAAGTTGAGAGAACCGCTCCTTTATCCCCGGCTTTACCACATCCTTGAGATGAATGACCCCAATGGCCTTACCGTCCTTGGCGATCACCAGCGGAGTACCTCCAGACCTGGCGATCTTATCGACCTCCTCCTTGATTCGATGTGGGTACTGGTTCCCACATGACATGACATATCTTTCTATGGCGTCGCTGGCCCCTTTGCGTATGGCACTTCCGTTGAGATCGACCCCGCTCATTCTGGTGTGGGCTGTGAACGGTATGACCTTCATCTGGTCCAGTTCATCGGGCTTTACGAGGTCCTCCTCCCTGATCCCATACTTTTCCGATACCAACGTCACTATGCTCCGCCCTTCTGGCGTATCATCAGAAATGGACCCCATTAACGCGAGACCAACTACGGTGTTCTTTTCTTGCTCATCCAAGGCGATTATGTCCACCGCCCGGCGGCTGCCGAAGGTTATGGTCCCGGTCTTATCCAACAGCAGAACGTTCACATCGCCAGCTGCCTCTATTGCTTGGCCGGAAGAGGCGATGACATTCTTTTGGAGCAAGCGGTCCATCCCGGCGATCCCGATGGCACTGAGAAGTCCGCTTATCGTTGTGGGAGCCAGACATACTAACAAGGCGATGGTCACGGTCAGAGAGATCGGATCACCGTATCCGGTGGTATAAACGGCATAGGCGGAGAACGGTATGAGCGTGGCGCATACGATAATGAATATTACGGTCAGGCCGACGAGAAGGGTGTTCAAAGCGATCTCGTTGGGGGTCTTCTTTCTCTTTGCCCCCTCGATCATGGAAATCATCTTGTCTATGAATCCTTCACCCGGGTCGGACGCGGTCCCCACGACCAACCAATCAGAGAGTAACTTGGTCCCCCCAGTGACGGTACTTCTGTCTCCCCCCGATTCTCGTATGACCGGGGCGCTCTCACCGGTGATGGCGCTTTCGTCGATGGAAGCGGCACCCTCCAATATCTCTCCATCACTGGGGATGACGTCGCCCGCTTTTACATAGAAAAGGTCGCCCTTCCTCAAATCGGACGACGAGCAGGCGGAACAATCCTTTTCAGATGGTTCGATATCCCTGGTGACATTGTAATCAGGGCGCAGCTTCCTTGCACTGATGGTAGTTCGCATCCGTCGTAGATCGTCCGCTTGGGCCTTTCCCCGGCCTTCTGCCAAAGCTTCGGAGTAATTGGCAAAGATGACCGTGAACCATAGCCCGATCGTGATCGGACCGATGAAAAATGATGATGAACCAACATCCTCTGACAGTGAGATAAAAAATAGGATCGTGGTGATGGCGCTCCCTATCTCCACCACGAACATCACGGGATTTCGGATGGTGCTCCGGGGGTCGAGCTTGATGAACGACTGAAGGAGAGCCCTCTTCAATATGGCGTTATGCTCCTCCTTGCTCAGGGTCTTGCTGCGCTTCTTGCGTTTTGCATCTGTCCCGTCTTCTATGTCAACTGAGGTCACTTTATTCACAAGCTCCAGAATCCATAGCTCTTGCCCCGCCCCAGACGCTATAAAAATAGATAATGGTCTTCATTTGTCATGTATAAATAAACAATGGCGGAACAACGGTTATCTCTCGTTAATGCCAGAATTACATCTACCGAGCGGAAGCCCAGGATAATACGGACCCGTTGGCAGATAAGATCGACCAGGTCCAGCTCATGGCAATGCTGGCGACGATCTTCAGCCTGGTGGTCGTGGTCCTCCTGGCCATCGTTCTGCTGAGGGGGCGCAAGGCATAGGCCGGCACTCCGACCTATCCACAACCTCCTGAAACCCTTTTTCAACCTTTCATTGGTTCTTTAGAAGTGAACAGGACCGTCCCCAAACCCGCTATCCAGATTAGGATGGGGTACATTATCATCCGTTCCATGCCCCCCGCGCCCAGGCCTAGGAAGACGTTACCCTTGTAGAGGATCATGGCGAAGAACGAGATGACCCCGAGAACGATCGATATGTAACGGAACGGCCCGGAAAGGGCCCAGTAGCAGTAAACGGCCGCCAAGGCCGCGAAGACGAAGGCCAGGACCGCTCCCCAGTCATGTACTCCCCAGACCGTCATCGGGAATATCCCGATTGAGAGCCCCCCGACGCCGGCCACCATCAGCAGCCAAGGGATGTAGCTCAATCCTTTGTCTTCCCTCAGGACGACCCCGGCGATGAGGCTAAGAAGGCTATAGGCGATGACGGACAGGTTGAAGAATATCGCTGAAGGTTCCCCCCAAACGCCCAGGTCGGATATGAGACTGGCATGGGTGCTGTAACCAGTATATTCCGCCTCGGCGATATTGAGGAAGAGCACGAACTGTGCGGTCGCCACGAACAACAAGGTTCCGGCGAGAACCCTGGACTTCATGCACTCCCCAACGACGGGGAAAAAAAATCTTTTCCCAAATACCTTTTTTAATAATTCAAATAAAAAAGAACTGGACGAGACGATGGGATAATCAATCCAGCTGTCCCTTTTTCGATGGGTGGCCCTCTATCCCTCAGGACTTTCTGCGGAAGAATAAAGGACCGTTCCGAGGCTGGTCATCCAGATTATGATGGGGTATAAAATCATCCGTTCCATGCCTCCCGGTCCCAGGCCTAAGAATATGTTCGTTATGGAGAGGATCATGGTGATGAACGAGAGCACACCGAGGAAAGTCGCGATGTAACGGAACGGCCCAGAGAAGGCTTTGAAGCAGCACACGGCCGCCGACGACGCGCATATGAACGCCATGAACGCCCCTATCTTGTGCAATCCCCAGACCGTTTCCGGGAATATTCCAAGTATTATCGCCCCGGCGCCGGACACAATCAGCAGCCAAGGGACGTAGCTCATTCCCTTGTCCTCCCTCAGGATGAACCCGCCGATGAGGCCCAGAAGGCCGAAGGCGATGACCGAGACGTTGAAGAAGACCGCTGACCATTCCTCCCACACGCCCAGGTCGGATATGTAGTTCTCATTAGCGCTGTAACCGGGATACTGCGTCTCAGCTATGATCAGAAAGAGCAGGAACTGCGCGCCTGCCACAAACAGCAAGGTCCCGGCGAGCATCCTCCGCTTCATAATAGGTTCTACGTCGACATGACGATATATGTTTTCCCAAAGTTCCCATTTAACTCACACAAAGAGGAACTGGATATGCTCTCTTGCGATACCCTCCGACTCCGACCCTAACCACATTCCGAACAGATCTTCAAAAAATGAAAAGAAGGAGGTTTCAGGTAATCAATCACAACCTCTGCCAAGATTCGTTAAAAGGTATTCTATAAGTGATCTCCATCGTTGGAATGTTAAATCAGCCAATTATACAGACTAATTGTAGACACCACAACAATAATGAAGAACCTCAGGGATAAGAGCAGATGTCTATTGTAACTGTCTGGTGTTGATCTGTTCAAAGCTTTTTCCATTATTGAAAAAGCCCCGGATAGCTATATGGACCGTGAAGGTGATGACCATATATTGCCCCCACTGTGGTATCGTTCTGCCCGACGATGCGCTTTTCTGCTTAAAGTACGGAACCAAGATAATTAGTGATAAGGCGAAGCCGGCCGAAGCGTCTACTTCTTCGGTAATCGCTCCCTCTGAAGCGTTGGCGCTTAAGTGTCCAAATTGTAGTGCGCCCATCGCCCCGAAGTTCGGAGAAATGGTGATCACCTGCCTGTACTGTGGGTCTACGATAACATTGGTGAACGATGGATGGAGGAGCGTCCAGAAGCAAACCATGCTATCGATAAGATTTTCTGAGAAAGAGCAAATCATCGAAAAGATACACGCTCTTATGGACAAGGGGCTGTTGCACAGGCATCTTCAGGAGGATTCAAAATTGGAGGATATGAGCCTCAGCATGATTCCATATTGGATTGTATCGACCTCAGCACGAACATCGATTGTGGCCAGCGATATGGCCGCTGAAGCCGGGCAAATTGCTACCACAATGGCTCTGGCCGGTCTAATGGGCGCAGCTCTCGGAGGTGGACGGGGCAGAGGAGGTTTCGGTGGCCCGCTCTTGACAGGTGCAGTGCTTGGAAGTACGATGGGCAGAGGCATCGGCAACGTGACCAAGACCCAGGAGATAGATAATAACTACAACTTTCCGATAGTGGCTCTCAAAGCTTTCACGCAATATCAGCCCAAGGATTATTCCTTCGCCCTTGAGGAGCGGACGTTTTTTGATATGGCCCAGGTACCTAAGGGCATACAGATAATGAACGGGGATATTGGGGAAGAGGTCGCTAGGCACCAGGCAAAGACCCTTGTGGACCAGTTACAGTCTGACAAGGCGCACGCCCATTATCATATGATCCAGCAGTTGCATACTCAAGTAGACGTTTCGGAGACCGAACTATTACATGCTCCGATATGGTTCGCTCGATACGATCATGAAGGGAATAAGATCATACTGGTGGTAGATGGGAACTCGGGCGGCGTGATCAATAGCATTGGGCTTGGATGATGTCCCATCCGAAATATATGACCGCCCGTTCCTATTCTCCCTTCGAAAGGTTTCTCTTTTTCAAATACTTTAAAGAAAACCAGGTAACGAAGATAAGTACCAGGCCTACAGCTACGACGGTGGTCAACAGGTTGAAATTACCACTGATGCTGTTCCAGTTCGGTCCCAGGATGTATCCTATATATGCTAAGGCGAAACACCATATGGCCGAGCCAATCGCAGTAAGTGTGATAAATGGCCAGAACTTCATCTTGGCCATTCCCGCCGGGAAGGAGATGTAAGTCCTGACGATTGGTAGCAGGCGAGTCAGGAATATGGTTATCGCCCCGTATTTTTTGAACCAGCGTTCGGTGGAGTCCAGGTGGCCTTCGTTCAAGAAAAAATAATGGCCATACCGCAAGACCGTTGTCCTTCCGCCTTTAAGACCGATCCAATAGGCGATAGTAGAACCAATCACGCATCCGAGGGTTCCAGCGAAGGTCACTAAGTAAAGATTTAACGTTCCGTCGGAGGCCAACCAACCACCAGCCGGCATGACGACCTCACTGGGGATTGGTATGCCCACGCTCTCTAAGGTCATTAGAAAAACGATACCGAGGTAGCCAATAAGCTCAACGATCTGGAGTGAGAATTGAACGACCACATCGATTAGGCTCATTACAAGGGCGACAACGTTCACATTTAAAACGTATTGGTCGTTCCTGCTAAGTTATATAAAATAATTATTAAAATAAATCTATAAAAATGATAATAGTAAGTCCACCAAAGATATTAACCCAAGGTCGCGGCAATATACTTCGCAGTGGGGGGAACTCGCTTGAAGGGCGTGGTAGCATACGACAGCGTGCACGGTAGTACCAAGGCGGTGGCCGAGGCCATCGCCGAACAGATTAGATCAGAAGGGCACGAGGCGCAGATGGTTTTCGTCAAAGAACCGATGGAGCGCCACATCGATGGGGATCTCCTGTTCATCGGCTCGCCCACCCGGGGTGGGGTCATGACCAAGGAGACCAAAGAGTTCATCGAGTCCTTGGACGTGAAGTACTGGAAGGGGAAGAATGTGGTCGCCTTCGACACCCTCGGTCCGCTGTCCAGGAATCCGGAGAAGCGCAAGAAGGCCCTGGAATCCCTGAACGATCAATCCATCACCGCAGCTAACAAGATCAAAGAGATCTGCCAGGGGCGCGGGATTTCCGTAGTCAGAATGATGCACTTCGCCGTCAAGAGCCTCTGGGGACCCATCACCCCGGACGGCCCGGAGATGGCCAAAGAGCAGACGCACAAGTTCCTGGCCGAACTTTAAAAGCTCCATATCCTAAGCACCATTCTCACCACAGGCCGCGCCACCCAGCCCTGCAATCGATTATCATGCGTGTTACGAATTTGTAAAAAGTATTATTAATCCAACCACAATATCCGGGACGCACTCGGTCGGCGCTCCGAGAACGTTGTGTCGAGCGCTGGTCCTGAACGGAAGTGTCCATATGCAAAAGAGCAAGATGTTCGCCATAGTAGCCGTGGTCATCGTCGTCATCGCCGCGCTGGGGGTCGCCTTGGTCTTCACCAATGACGACGGCGACGGTCAATCCGATACCACGGTCACCGATTCCTTGGGCAGGACCGTGGAAATTCCAGAAGAGATCGATTCCATTTTCTGCATAGGTGCCTGTTCCCTGAGGCTGGTGTCCTATTTCGACTCCGTTGACAAGGTGCAGGCGATAGAAACGGCCGGCACGTTCAACACCCGGGACGACCAAACATACTACCTCATCAACAAGGGGAACTTCTCCGCACTGCCGCAAGTGGCCACCACCGCGGAAAGCATCCTCCAGCTAAACCCCGACCTGGTCATCACCTCCACCGCCACCGACACGGGTACCGCGGACAATCTGCAGACCCAGACCAGCATCCCCGTCTACGCCATCAACGCCAACCTGGAGTTCGGGGATGCGTTCTACGAACAGATAAGTTCCCTCGGCACGTTGCTGGGCGAGCAGGACCGGGCCGCGGAGCTGAACGATGGGATCGCCGACATGATCGGCGAGATAACCTCCAAGGCCACCATCGCCAGCAACATGAGCGCTTACGCCTGCGGGATGTTCTACTACGGCGGCTCGTCCTTCCTCAAGGGCTCCGGCGATTACCTTCCGTTCGATTACTCCAACGTGACCAACGCCATCGGTCCGGCGGTGAACGGGCAACCATACGTCATCACCCTGGAAACCCTGCTGGCCGCCGACCCCGACTACATCTACATCGACAGCATCGGCCTGAGCAGTTGCATCGACTCGATCAACGGTTACATAAACGACGATACGGGGCTGGACAACGTCTCGGCGATACAGAACGACAAGATATACTCGGTCATGGTCTACAAGTGCTACGGCACCAACTGGGAGAACCAGCTGGTCAACGCGTACTTCGTGGCCTCGAAGATGAACGGCGGCCTGTACTCCTGGAACTTCGAGGAGAAGGCCAACGAGATTATCCAGCTGTTCTATCCCGACACCACCATGACCTATTCCGACATCGTCGACGGTCAGACCGGCAGCGGATGCGGAAAAGTGACGCTGTGATCCATTCTCAAAACCCTTCCCAACCCTTTCCCAGATAATGGTGATGAAGACGAACGGCAACGAGATATCCCATGACCACAACGGGTTCGAGGCCTTCGACATCTATGAGGACGACGGGGACGAGGGCACCCAGATCACCCGGGGCTATCGCGGCTACGTCAAGAGGAAGCGCCTCTTCATCGGTCTCGGCCTTCTCGTACTAGTCCTTTGCGTCATTATCGCCGCGTTCAACGGCCCCATCGACATACCGTTCGCGGATGTCGTCAAGTACATATTCACCTTCGACACGGACGGAAGGGGCGGGGTCATCTGGAACATCCGCATGGTGCGCATCTTCGGAGCCATACTCGCCGGCGCCGGCCTGGCTGTCGCCGGCGTGGTCATGCAGTGCATCCTGCGCAATCCGCTAGCGTCCCCGTTCACCCTCGGCATATCCAGCGCCGCGGCGTTCGGCGCGTCCTTCGCCATCATCTTCCTCGGGGCGGGCAGCAGCGTGACCTCCCTGGTCTCCATCAGCAACCCCTACGTCACCACCATATGTGCCTTCCTGTTCTCCCTGCTCGCAACGGGCTCCATACTGGTCCTCACCAAGGTCACCAAGGTCAGCGCCGAGACGATGGTGCTGGCCGGGGTGGCCATCAGCGCCATGTTCTCCGCTGGGCTGTCCTTCATGCAGTACATCGCCACCGACTCCCAGCTCGGGAACATCGTAGCCTGGACCTTCGGCGACCTGGGGAAGGCCACCTGGTCCTGGAACTACATGATATTCCTGGTCCTTTTACCGGTGACCCTGTACTTCTTCTACAAGCGGTGGGACTACAACGCCATGGAGGCGGGGGAGGACAGCGCTAAAGGGCTGGGAATAAACACGGAGAGGGAGAGGGTGGTGGGCATGCTCCTGGCCTCCGTCCTCAGCGCGGTCATCGTCTCCTTCTTCGGTATCATCGCCTTCATCGGCCTTCTCGGCCCGCACATCGCCCGCTTGATCATCGGGAGCGACCACCGCCACCTCATCCCGTTGTCCATCATCCTCGGCGCCATCATCCTGATAGTGGCGGACGGGGTCGGGCAGGTCATCTTGTACCCATCGGTCATACCGGTGGGCATCATCACCTCCATGCTGGGCGGACCGCTGTTCATCTACCTGCTGATCAGGAGGTACCGGTCATGATGTTCTTCGAGGTGCAGGGCATCAAGTTCTCTTACCACAGCCGGCCGGTGCTCGACGGCGTCTCCTTCAGCGTGGAGAAGGACGACGTCGTCTCCGTCCTGGGCCCCAACGGCGTCGGCAAGACCACCCTGATGAAGTGCATC
Proteins encoded:
- a CDS encoding ABC transporter substrate-binding protein; translated protein: MQKSKMFAIVAVVIVVIAALGVALVFTNDDGDGQSDTTVTDSLGRTVEIPEEIDSIFCIGACSLRLVSYFDSVDKVQAIETAGTFNTRDDQTYYLINKGNFSALPQVATTAESILQLNPDLVITSTATDTGTADNLQTQTSIPVYAINANLEFGDAFYEQISSLGTLLGEQDRAAELNDGIADMIGEITSKATIASNMSAYACGMFYYGGSSFLKGSGDYLPFDYSNVTNAIGPAVNGQPYVITLETLLAADPDYIYIDSIGLSSCIDSINGYINDDTGLDNVSAIQNDKIYSVMVYKCYGTNWENQLVNAYFVASKMNGGLYSWNFEEKANEIIQLFYPDTTMTYSDIVDGQTGSGCGKVTL
- a CDS encoding flavodoxin domain-containing protein, translated to MVAYDSVHGSTKAVAEAIAEQIRSEGHEAQMVFVKEPMERHIDGDLLFIGSPTRGGVMTKETKEFIESLDVKYWKGKNVVAFDTLGPLSRNPEKRKKALESLNDQSITAANKIKEICQGRGISVVRMMHFAVKSLWGPITPDGPEMAKEQTHKFLAEL
- a CDS encoding zinc ribbon domain-containing protein, which translates into the protein MTIYCPHCGIVLPDDALFCLKYGTKIISDKAKPAEASTSSVIAPSEALALKCPNCSAPIAPKFGEMVITCLYCGSTITLVNDGWRSVQKQTMLSIRFSEKEQIIEKIHALMDKGLLHRHLQEDSKLEDMSLSMIPYWIVSTSARTSIVASDMAAEAGQIATTMALAGLMGAALGGGRGRGGFGGPLLTGAVLGSTMGRGIGNVTKTQEIDNNYNFPIVALKAFTQYQPKDYSFALEERTFFDMAQVPKGIQIMNGDIGEEVARHQAKTLVDQLQSDKAHAHYHMIQQLHTQVDVSETELLHAPIWFARYDHEGNKIILVVDGNSGGVINSIGLG
- a CDS encoding DedA family protein yields the protein MNVVALVMSLIDVVVQFSLQIVELIGYLGIVFLMTLESVGIPIPSEVVMPAGGWLASDGTLNLYLVTFAGTLGCVIGSTIAYWIGLKGGRTTVLRYGHYFFLNEGHLDSTERWFKKYGAITIFLTRLLPIVRTYISFPAGMAKMKFWPFITLTAIGSAIWCFALAYIGYILGPNWNSISGNFNLLTTVVAVGLVLIFVTWFSLKYLKKRNLSKGE
- a CDS encoding DUF998 domain-containing protein, with product MKRRMLAGTLLFVAGAQFLLFLIIAETQYPGYSANENYISDLGVWEEWSAVFFNVSVIAFGLLGLIGGFILREDKGMSYVPWLLIVSGAGAIILGIFPETVWGLHKIGAFMAFICASSAAVCCFKAFSGPFRYIATFLGVLSFITMILSITNIFLGLGPGGMERMILYPIIIWMTSLGTVLYSSAESPEG
- the kdpB gene encoding potassium-transporting ATPase subunit KdpB encodes the protein MTSVDIEDGTDAKRKKRSKTLSKEEHNAILKRALLQSFIKLDPRSTIRNPVMFVVEIGSAITTILFFISLSEDVGSSSFFIGPITIGLWFTVIFANYSEALAEGRGKAQADDLRRMRTTISARKLRPDYNVTRDIEPSEKDCSACSSSDLRKGDLFYVKAGDVIPSDGEILEGAASIDESAITGESAPVIRESGGDRSTVTGGTKLLSDWLVVGTASDPGEGFIDKMISMIEGAKRKKTPNEIALNTLLVGLTVIFIIVCATLIPFSAYAVYTTGYGDPISLTVTIALLVCLAPTTISGLLSAIGIAGMDRLLQKNVIASSGQAIEAAGDVNVLLLDKTGTITFGSRRAVDIIALDEQEKNTVVGLALMGSISDDTPEGRSIVTLVSEKYGIREEDLVKPDELDQMKVIPFTAHTRMSGVDLNGSAIRKGASDAIERYVMSCGNQYPHRIKEEVDKIARSGGTPLVIAKDGKAIGVIHLKDVVKPGIKERFSQLRRMGIMTVMVTGDNKLTAAAIAAEAGVDDFLAEATPENKIQLIKQYQDEGRLVAMTGDGTNDAPALAQADVAVAMNSGTQPAKEAANMIDLDSNPTKLIEVVETGKQLLMTRGALTTFSITNDVAKYFVIIPAAFAATYPALEALNFMDLHNAILAAVIFNALILLMLIPLALRGVKYRPMSAEQLLRKNLLIYGLGGIIVPFIGIKLIDIALSLMGASI
- a CDS encoding DUF998 domain-containing protein is translated as MKSRVLAGTLLFVATAQFVLFLNIAEAEYTGYSTHASLISDLGVWGEPSAIFFNLSVIAYSLLSLIAGVVLREDKGLSYIPWLLMVAGVGGLSIGIFPMTVWGVHDWGAVLAFVFAALAAVYCYWALSGPFRYISIVLGVISFFAMILYKGNVFLGLGAGGMERMIMYPILIWIAGLGTVLFTSKEPMKG
- a CDS encoding iron ABC transporter permease, translating into MVMKTNGNEISHDHNGFEAFDIYEDDGDEGTQITRGYRGYVKRKRLFIGLGLLVLVLCVIIAAFNGPIDIPFADVVKYIFTFDTDGRGGVIWNIRMVRIFGAILAGAGLAVAGVVMQCILRNPLASPFTLGISSAAAFGASFAIIFLGAGSSVTSLVSISNPYVTTICAFLFSLLATGSILVLTKVTKVSAETMVLAGVAISAMFSAGLSFMQYIATDSQLGNIVAWTFGDLGKATWSWNYMIFLVLLPVTLYFFYKRWDYNAMEAGEDSAKGLGINTERERVVGMLLASVLSAVIVSFFGIIAFIGLLGPHIARLIIGSDHRHLIPLSIILGAIILIVADGVGQVILYPSVIPVGIITSMLGGPLFIYLLIRRYRS